In one Polaribacter sp. ALD11 genomic region, the following are encoded:
- a CDS encoding shikimate kinase, which produces MKIILLGYMASGKSTIGKEVSKKLCMNFIDLDDYISEQEKMSISEIFKIKGEIYFRRIENTYLQEILNSKGNFVLSLGGGTPCYANNMELINNSEAKSIYIKASISTLVTRLIKEKSKRPLVASLENEKITEFVAKHLFERRFFYEQAEIVMNTEDKSIEEIVKETIIILH; this is translated from the coding sequence ATGAAAATTATACTCTTAGGCTACATGGCTTCAGGAAAATCTACTATAGGTAAAGAGGTTTCTAAAAAGCTGTGTATGAATTTTATAGACTTAGATGATTATATTTCTGAGCAAGAAAAAATGAGTATTTCAGAAATCTTCAAAATCAAAGGAGAAATTTATTTTAGACGAATTGAGAACACCTATTTACAAGAAATTCTAAATTCTAAAGGTAATTTTGTGCTTTCTTTAGGAGGAGGAACACCTTGTTATGCCAATAATATGGAATTAATAAATAATTCTGAAGCAAAATCTATTTATATAAAAGCAAGCATATCTACTTTAGTTACTAGATTAATAAAAGAAAAAAGTAAAAGACCTTTAGTAGCTAGCTTAGAAAATGAAAAAATAACAGAATTTGTGGCAAAACATCTTTTTGAAAGAAGGTTTTTCTATGAACAAGCTGAAATTGTTATGAACACAGAAGACAAGTCTATTGAAGAGATTGTAAAAGAAACGATAATTATACTACACTAA
- a CDS encoding AlpA family transcriptional regulator codes for MKNNRTMVVNQQEKQFVQCFQLSMEDFKEMITNAVKSVIPQQQKNSAKIISLNNVSNPEDDILTREEVKNILKVSYPTLWKFNNEGTLKIKQKIGRRVYYSKKDLNNLLNNVA; via the coding sequence ATGAAAAACAATAGAACAATGGTCGTAAACCAACAAGAAAAACAATTTGTGCAATGCTTTCAATTATCAATGGAAGATTTTAAAGAAATGATTACAAATGCAGTTAAATCGGTTATTCCTCAACAGCAAAAAAACAGCGCTAAAATTATTTCACTAAATAATGTTTCAAACCCTGAGGATGACATACTTACACGGGAGGAAGTTAAAAACATTCTAAAAGTTAGTTATCCAACATTATGGAAATTTAACAACGAAGGAACTTTAAAAATTAAACAAAAAATTGGTAGAAGAGTTTACTACTCAAAAAAAGATTTAAATAACCTTTTAAACAATGTAGCGTAA
- a CDS encoding helix-turn-helix domain-containing protein, with the protein MPRKRKTPIPLVVINFGKKIKELRIERKMSQMDVGAALNIDRENVRKYEKGLQEPKLSTVIKFAKIFEISFDELLNF; encoded by the coding sequence ATGCCAAGAAAACGTAAAACACCGATTCCTTTAGTTGTAATTAATTTCGGTAAAAAAATTAAAGAATTACGTATAGAAAGAAAAATGAGCCAAATGGATGTAGGTGCAGCTTTGAATATAGATAGAGAAAATGTAAGAAAATATGAAAAAGGACTTCAAGAACCTAAATTATCTACAGTAATTAAATTTGCAAAAATATTTGAAATAAGTTTTGATGAATTATTAAATTTTTAA
- a CDS encoding tyrosine-type recombinase/integrase, translated as MASINYRIKTKSDWNSIYIRFKPGNKKDFEINTGLKAPKNRWSTSKQEVLSTTKISSTKVNIKLKELKTFITREFEDSKTDGTLITTKWLKEQTATFLNRETKNSQIDNKIFFVNFIDDYIIKSRTRKTKKNTPVAKRTIQHYETTKRKVESLENKINKRFKITDIDLDFHSDFLLHLRDDQYLRDSTIGGYIDDIKLFIRTADNKGIKVVNDYKLNEFFSPSYETDDIYLNSKEINKIYETQIDNEKLSNAKDWLIIGLYTGLRVSDLTKLTLKDINDDFIYKKTHKTKFPVIIPIHKHVREILNKKKGKFPKKISDQKFNDYIKEVCKIAGITEVVEGAKICPLEIEENGKKKIIHRKKDGKFPKYELVTSHTCRRSFASNLYGKLDTLTIMNITGHKTESQFLDYIKITPKEYAIKLKGYWDKHKDLFD; from the coding sequence ATGGCTTCAATAAATTATCGTATAAAAACTAAAAGTGATTGGAACTCAATATATATAAGGTTTAAGCCAGGTAATAAAAAAGATTTTGAAATTAATACTGGGCTAAAAGCACCAAAGAATAGATGGAGTACTTCTAAGCAAGAGGTATTATCTACAACTAAGATTAGTTCTACTAAAGTAAATATAAAGCTTAAAGAGTTAAAAACCTTTATTACAAGAGAATTTGAAGATTCAAAAACAGACGGCACTTTAATTACAACAAAATGGCTTAAAGAACAGACTGCAACATTTTTAAATAGAGAAACTAAAAACTCACAAATTGATAATAAAATATTCTTTGTTAATTTTATTGATGATTATATAATAAAGTCTAGAACTAGGAAAACAAAGAAAAATACTCCTGTTGCTAAACGTACAATACAGCATTATGAAACTACAAAACGAAAAGTAGAATCATTAGAAAATAAAATTAATAAAAGATTTAAGATTACTGATATAGATTTAGATTTTCATTCTGATTTTTTATTGCATTTAAGAGACGACCAATACTTAAGAGATAGTACAATCGGTGGTTATATTGATGATATTAAATTATTTATTAGAACAGCAGATAATAAGGGTATTAAAGTAGTTAATGATTATAAATTAAATGAGTTTTTTTCTCCAAGCTATGAAACTGATGATATCTATTTAAATTCAAAAGAGATTAATAAAATTTATGAAACTCAAATTGATAATGAAAAGCTAAGTAACGCCAAAGATTGGCTTATTATTGGTTTATATACGGGTTTGAGAGTATCTGATTTAACTAAACTAACATTAAAAGATATTAATGATGACTTTATATATAAGAAAACTCATAAAACTAAATTTCCTGTTATTATACCAATTCATAAACATGTTAGAGAAATTTTAAACAAAAAGAAAGGTAAGTTTCCAAAGAAAATAAGCGACCAAAAATTTAATGATTACATAAAAGAAGTTTGTAAAATAGCTGGAATTACAGAAGTTGTAGAAGGTGCTAAAATTTGTCCCTTAGAAATTGAAGAAAATGGTAAGAAAAAAATTATACATAGAAAAAAAGATGGTAAGTTTCCTAAATATGAACTTGTTACTAGTCATACTTGTAGAAGAAGTTTTGCTTCTAATTTATATGGTAAGCTAGATACTTTGACAATTATGAACATTACAGGGCATAAAACAGAATCTCAATTTTTAGATTATATAAAAATAACTCCAAAGGAATATGCTATTAAGTTAAAAGGTTATTGGGATAAACATAAGGATTTGTTTGACTAA
- a CDS encoding carboxypeptidase-like regulatory domain-containing protein, which produces MQKLIIILCLFASLSTFSQIDTLSIKVLKGQIIHAENKSALSAAHVLNLNTVTGTITNDKGFFELPTKLNDTILVSYLGYSSIKLKITNDLLKGNELEIALYEKPEEIREVVIRSTKLIGVLEIDIKQVPKDRFTRIHINGLPQTYEVGKPKSKSFSSPIAALFQPVDFLYNLFGKKPKQLKKLQKLKKEDDLRKMLAGKFDREVMMEYLDMDRQELSELLTDCNYSDYFIKKASDLQMIEAVLDCYENYKALKNGKIERNKIPVKN; this is translated from the coding sequence ATGCAAAAATTGATTATTATTTTGTGCTTGTTTGCCTCTTTAAGCACGTTTTCTCAGATAGATACATTAAGTATTAAAGTTTTAAAAGGGCAGATTATTCATGCAGAAAATAAGAGTGCTTTAAGTGCTGCGCATGTATTAAACTTAAACACAGTTACAGGAACCATTACAAATGACAAAGGTTTCTTTGAACTACCTACTAAATTAAATGATACTATTTTAGTTTCATATTTAGGATATTCTTCTATTAAATTAAAAATTACAAATGATTTATTAAAAGGAAACGAATTAGAAATTGCGTTGTATGAAAAACCAGAGGAAATTAGAGAGGTTGTTATAAGATCTACTAAATTAATTGGTGTTTTAGAAATTGATATAAAGCAAGTACCTAAAGATAGATTTACCAGAATACATATAAATGGCTTACCACAAACTTATGAAGTTGGTAAACCTAAAAGCAAAAGCTTCTCCTCTCCTATTGCTGCATTGTTTCAACCCGTAGATTTTTTATATAATCTTTTCGGAAAGAAACCAAAGCAGTTAAAGAAACTTCAGAAACTAAAAAAAGAAGACGATTTACGTAAAATGCTTGCTGGTAAGTTTGACAGAGAAGTTATGATGGAATATCTAGATATGGACAGGCAAGAACTTTCTGAATTACTAACAGATTGTAATTATTCTGACTATTTTATCAAAAAAGCTTCAGACTTACAAATGATAGAAGCTGTTTTAGACTGTTATGAGAACTACAAAGCCTTAAAGAACGGTAAAATAGAGCGTAATAAAATCCCTGTAAAGAATTAA
- a CDS encoding prohibitin family protein, producing MANNQMDIKFPKGGIFFIILAVAVLILFSKSTVTIGPGEGGVLFETLGSGINTEKTYGEGFHIVAPWNNMIVRKVRQQSISDEMNVLSVNGLEVKVNGTIWYEPEFANLGFLIKTKGEDYERELLDPAINAAARSVVGRYTPEQLYSSKRDVIEQEILDEIQIVLKDQYLLVKRVLVEDVKLPSTIRIAIETKLKQEQESLEYEFRISKAKKEAERQRIDAEGKAIANKILSASLTDKILQEKGIDATLELSKSPNSKVVVIGSGKTGMPIILGNQ from the coding sequence ATGGCAAACAATCAAATGGATATTAAGTTTCCAAAAGGTGGAATTTTCTTTATAATATTAGCAGTAGCTGTATTAATTTTATTCTCTAAATCTACCGTTACAATTGGTCCGGGTGAAGGAGGTGTTCTCTTTGAAACTTTAGGAAGTGGTATTAATACAGAAAAAACATATGGTGAAGGTTTTCACATTGTTGCACCTTGGAATAATATGATTGTAAGAAAAGTGCGTCAGCAATCTATTTCAGATGAAATGAATGTACTTTCTGTTAACGGATTAGAGGTTAAAGTAAATGGAACAATCTGGTACGAACCAGAATTTGCTAATTTAGGTTTCTTAATAAAAACAAAAGGAGAAGATTATGAGCGTGAATTATTAGATCCGGCAATTAATGCAGCAGCAAGAAGTGTTGTTGGGCGTTACACGCCAGAACAGCTTTATTCTAGTAAAAGAGACGTTATTGAGCAAGAAATTTTAGATGAAATTCAAATAGTTTTAAAAGATCAATATCTATTAGTAAAAAGAGTTTTAGTAGAAGATGTGAAATTACCAAGTACTATTAGAATTGCGATTGAAACAAAATTAAAACAAGAGCAAGAGTCTTTAGAGTATGAATTTAGAATTTCTAAAGCTAAGAAAGAGGCTGAAAGACAAAGAATTGATGCAGAAGGTAAGGCAATAGCAAATAAAATTTTAAGTGCTTCTTTAACTGATAAAATTTTACAAGAAAAAGGTATAGATGCAACTTTAGAGTTATCTAAATCACCAAACAGTAAGGTAGTTGTAATTGGTTCGGGTAAAACTGGAATGCCAATTATACTTGGAAACCAATAA
- a CDS encoding VWA domain-containing protein gives MQTTTILYIIIALLLSIAAAYFQYFYKAKSKAKIHILLFTLKTFSLFLLILLLINPKIKTTELENIKPTLSVLVDDSSSIPFFNEEENVKEFISKLKTNNKLSDNFTIEFFNFSTNLEISDSLSFLGNETNIYKALTAVNKLNDNKNAPILLLTDGNQTIGNDYEFINSKQTIYPVVFGDTTKYKDLKVSQVNVNKYSYIKNKFPVEVILNYDGNETVQTRFSIFCNRKMIFSKKVQFSKDVNSQIITTNLTSTKEGVNYYTASIQKIKDEKNIKNNSKNFSVEVIDEQTKILILTAVLHPDIGVFKKAIESNKQRSVEIIMIDKFKNQLSDFQLIILYQPNNKFSVALNEVKQSNSNYLLVSGANTDWSFINKQQLDFSKKSINQTENYSAIYNGSFLTFLQKDIGFNQFPPLKDKFGEIAFSRDHQDLLLQNINGLQTQQPLISVLEKNNQKIGVIFGEGIWKWRASSYLNTNSFQDFDQFIGNLIQYVSSTKKRNRLEVNSENLYPANAVINISAFYTDKNYQFDARASLEITITNKETKEVTKLPLSLINNAYQIAIENLSSGEYGFKVAVLGQNITKYGSFKITDYQIEEQFTHANVAKLTKLASKAGGELFYKNDSEKLIKNLLENKAYYTIQKPTVKEQNLIDWKLILFFIVSLLTAEWFVRKYYGKI, from the coding sequence TTGCAAACTACAACCATTTTATACATCATAATAGCGCTATTACTAAGTATTGCTGCTGCTTATTTTCAATATTTTTATAAGGCGAAAAGTAAAGCTAAAATCCATATTTTACTTTTTACTCTAAAAACATTTTCGTTGTTTTTATTGATACTTCTATTGATAAATCCGAAAATAAAAACAACGGAATTAGAAAATATAAAACCTACACTATCTGTTTTGGTTGATGATTCTAGTTCAATTCCTTTTTTTAACGAAGAAGAAAATGTTAAAGAATTTATATCTAAACTAAAGACTAATAATAAATTATCGGATAACTTTACTATTGAATTTTTTAATTTTAGTACTAATTTAGAAATTTCTGATAGTTTATCTTTCTTAGGAAATGAAACAAATATCTACAAAGCGCTTACAGCAGTAAATAAATTGAATGATAACAAGAATGCCCCAATTTTATTATTAACAGACGGCAATCAAACCATTGGTAATGATTACGAGTTTATCAACTCTAAACAAACAATTTATCCAGTAGTTTTTGGAGATACTACAAAATATAAAGATTTAAAAGTAAGTCAGGTAAACGTTAACAAATACAGTTATATTAAAAATAAATTTCCTGTAGAAGTCATATTAAATTATGATGGAAACGAAACTGTTCAAACGAGGTTTTCAATTTTTTGTAACCGAAAAATGATATTTTCTAAAAAAGTACAATTTTCGAAAGACGTAAACTCTCAAATAATTACGACAAATTTAACTTCAACAAAAGAAGGTGTTAACTATTATACAGCTTCTATTCAGAAAATAAAAGACGAGAAAAACATCAAAAATAATAGTAAAAATTTCTCTGTAGAAGTTATTGATGAGCAAACAAAGATATTAATTCTTACTGCTGTTTTGCACCCAGATATTGGTGTTTTTAAAAAGGCAATAGAGAGCAATAAACAACGCTCTGTAGAAATTATTATGATTGATAAATTTAAAAATCAATTATCTGATTTTCAGTTAATTATTTTATACCAACCAAATAATAAGTTTAGTGTTGCTTTAAATGAAGTTAAACAATCAAATTCTAATTATTTATTAGTTTCTGGTGCAAATACAGATTGGAGTTTTATAAACAAACAGCAACTCGATTTTTCTAAAAAAAGCATCAATCAGACAGAAAATTATAGTGCAATTTATAATGGATCTTTCTTAACTTTTTTACAAAAAGATATTGGCTTTAATCAATTTCCCCCCTTAAAAGATAAATTTGGAGAAATTGCTTTTTCAAGAGATCATCAAGATTTGTTGCTTCAAAATATAAACGGACTGCAAACACAGCAGCCACTAATTTCTGTATTAGAAAAAAATAATCAGAAAATAGGTGTAATTTTTGGTGAAGGAATCTGGAAATGGAGAGCTTCTAGTTATTTAAATACGAATTCCTTTCAAGATTTTGATCAATTTATAGGAAACTTAATTCAGTATGTTTCTTCCACAAAAAAAAGAAATCGTCTAGAAGTGAATTCAGAAAATTTATATCCTGCCAATGCTGTTATTAATATTTCTGCTTTTTATACAGATAAGAATTATCAGTTTGATGCAAGGGCTTCTTTAGAGATAACTATTACTAATAAAGAAACCAAAGAGGTTACAAAACTCCCTTTATCGTTAATAAACAACGCGTATCAAATAGCAATAGAAAACCTTTCTTCTGGTGAATATGGCTTTAAAGTAGCCGTTTTAGGTCAGAATATTACTAAATATGGTAGCTTTAAAATAACTGATTATCAAATTGAAGAACAATTTACACATGCAAATGTAGCGAAGTTAACAAAATTAGCATCTAAGGCAGGAGGAGAGTTGTTTTATAAAAATGATTCAGAAAAATTAATTAAAAATTTACTTGAAAACAAAGCTTATTATACAATTCAAAAACCAACAGTTAAAGAGCAAAATTTAATAGATTGGAAATTGATTTTATTCTTTATAGTTTCTTTATTAACTGCAGAATGGTTTGTTAGAAAGTATTATGGTAAAATATAA
- the fabG gene encoding 3-oxoacyl-[acyl-carrier-protein] reductase, with protein sequence MKLLENKSAIITGATRGIGREIALEFARQGANVAFTYSSSVDAANVLEEELKSYGVSAKGYQSNAANFDAAQELAKEVHKEFGAIDILVNNAGITKDNLLMRISEDDFDKVIEVNLKSVFNLTKAVIRPMMKQRSGSIINMSSIVGLKGNAGQSNYAASKAGIVGFSKSVALELGSRNIRSNVIAPGFIETEMTAKLDEATVQSWRDGIPLKRGGQPIDIANACVFLASDMSTYITGQTLSVDGGMLT encoded by the coding sequence ATGAAATTATTAGAAAATAAATCGGCAATAATTACTGGAGCAACAAGAGGAATCGGACGTGAAATTGCGTTAGAATTTGCAAGACAAGGCGCAAATGTTGCTTTCACCTATAGTTCTTCTGTAGATGCTGCAAACGTATTAGAAGAGGAATTAAAATCTTACGGAGTTTCAGCAAAAGGATATCAATCGAACGCAGCAAACTTTGATGCCGCGCAAGAATTAGCAAAAGAAGTTCACAAAGAATTTGGTGCTATTGATATTTTAGTAAATAACGCAGGAATTACAAAAGACAACTTGTTAATGCGTATTTCTGAAGATGATTTTGATAAAGTTATAGAAGTAAACTTAAAATCGGTTTTTAACTTAACAAAAGCAGTAATTAGACCAATGATGAAGCAGCGTTCTGGTTCTATTATTAACATGAGCTCTATTGTTGGTTTAAAAGGAAATGCTGGTCAATCTAATTATGCAGCATCCAAAGCTGGTATTGTTGGTTTTTCTAAATCTGTAGCTTTAGAATTAGGTTCTAGAAATATTAGAAGTAATGTAATTGCTCCTGGTTTTATAGAAACTGAAATGACGGCAAAATTAGATGAAGCAACAGTTCAGTCTTGGCGAGATGGTATTCCTTTAAAAAGAGGAGGGCAACCAATTGATATCGCAAATGCATGTGTATTTTTGGCTTCAGACATGAGTACTTATATTACTGGACAAACATTATCTGTAGATGGCGGAATGTTGACTTAA
- the sucD gene encoding succinate--CoA ligase subunit alpha encodes MSVLVNKNSKIIVQGFTGSEGTFHAGQMIDYGTNVVGGVTPGKGGQEHLGKPVFNTVKESVDKVGADTSIIFVPPAFAADAIMEAADAGIKVIICITEGIPTADMVKVKAYIDTRDCRLVGPNCPGVITPDEAKVGIMPGFIFKKGKVGIVSKSGTLTYEAADQVVKQGYGITTAIGIGGDPIIGTTTKEAVELLMNDPETEAIVMIGEIGGNLEAEAAQWIKADGNRKPVVGFIAGQTAPAGRTMGHAGAIVGGADDTAQAKMKILAENGIHVVSSPAKIGEMVAKVLGKK; translated from the coding sequence ATGAGTGTTTTAGTAAATAAGAATTCAAAAATTATAGTTCAAGGTTTTACAGGTAGTGAAGGTACTTTTCACGCAGGTCAAATGATTGATTATGGAACGAATGTTGTTGGAGGTGTAACTCCAGGTAAAGGAGGACAAGAGCATTTAGGAAAACCAGTTTTTAATACAGTTAAAGAATCTGTAGATAAAGTTGGCGCAGATACTTCAATTATTTTTGTACCACCAGCTTTTGCTGCAGATGCAATTATGGAAGCTGCAGATGCAGGAATCAAAGTAATTATTTGTATTACGGAAGGAATTCCTACTGCAGATATGGTAAAAGTGAAAGCTTATATTGATACTAGAGATTGTAGATTAGTTGGCCCTAACTGTCCAGGTGTAATTACGCCAGATGAAGCTAAAGTTGGTATTATGCCAGGTTTTATCTTCAAAAAAGGAAAAGTAGGTATTGTTTCTAAATCTGGTACTTTAACATACGAAGCAGCAGACCAAGTTGTAAAACAAGGATATGGAATTACGACTGCCATTGGTATTGGAGGAGATCCTATTATTGGAACTACAACAAAAGAAGCTGTAGAGTTATTAATGAATGATCCAGAAACGGAAGCAATTGTTATGATTGGTGAAATTGGAGGGAATTTAGAAGCTGAAGCTGCACAATGGATTAAAGCTGATGGAAACAGAAAGCCAGTTGTTGGTTTTATTGCAGGTCAAACTGCACCAGCAGGAAGAACAATGGGGCATGCAGGAGCTATTGTTGGTGGAGCTGATGATACAGCACAAGCAAAAATGAAGATTTTAGCAGAAAACGGAATTCACGTGGTGAGTTCACCAGCTAAAATTGGAGAAATGGTAGCGAAGGTTTTAGGTAAAAAATAA
- a CDS encoding UDP-3-O-(3-hydroxymyristoyl)glucosamine N-acyltransferase → MKFKKIQSLKEIALLINVDFIGDENFEILGINEIHVVEKGDIVFVDHPKYYDKALSSAATTILINKKVACPEGKSLLISEDPFRDFNKITKHFNPFIASKASIAVSAIIGEGTVIQPNVFIGNNVIIGKNCVVHPNVTIYDNSVIGNNVTIHANTVLGADAFYYKNRPEGFDKLISGGRVVLEDNVDLGASCTIDKGVSGDTTIGEGTKIDNQVHVGHDTKIGKKCLIASQTGIAGCVIIEDEVTIWGQVGTNSGITIGKGAVILGQTGVTKSVVGGKSYFGTPVSESREKLKEMAEIKRFLKERKNS, encoded by the coding sequence ATGAAATTCAAAAAAATTCAAAGTCTTAAAGAAATTGCATTATTAATTAATGTTGATTTTATTGGTGACGAAAATTTTGAAATTTTAGGAATTAATGAAATTCACGTTGTAGAAAAAGGGGATATCGTTTTTGTAGATCATCCGAAATATTATGACAAAGCATTAAGTTCTGCAGCAACTACTATATTAATCAATAAAAAAGTAGCTTGTCCAGAAGGGAAATCTTTATTAATTTCTGAAGACCCTTTTCGAGATTTCAACAAAATAACAAAACATTTCAATCCGTTTATTGCATCAAAAGCTAGTATTGCTGTAAGTGCAATAATTGGAGAAGGAACAGTTATTCAGCCAAATGTTTTTATTGGAAATAATGTTATTATAGGTAAGAATTGTGTGGTTCACCCAAATGTTACTATTTATGATAATTCTGTAATAGGAAATAATGTTACCATTCATGCAAATACAGTTTTAGGAGCAGATGCGTTTTATTACAAAAATAGACCAGAAGGATTTGATAAATTGATTTCTGGTGGAAGAGTAGTATTAGAAGATAATGTAGATTTAGGTGCTTCTTGTACCATAGATAAAGGAGTTTCTGGAGATACAACGATCGGAGAAGGAACAAAAATTGACAATCAGGTTCATGTTGGGCATGATACAAAAATTGGAAAAAAGTGTTTAATAGCATCACAAACAGGTATTGCTGGTTGTGTAATTATTGAAGATGAAGTAACTATTTGGGGACAAGTAGGTACAAATAGCGGAATTACAATAGGTAAAGGAGCTGTAATTCTTGGGCAAACAGGTGTTACAAAGTCTGTAGTAGGAGGAAAAAGTTACTTTGGTACTCCGGTTTCAGAATCAAGAGAAAAATTAAAAGAAATGGCAGAAATAAAACGTTTTTTGAAAGAGAGAAAGAATTCTTAA